One Psychrosphaera aestuarii DNA window includes the following coding sequences:
- a CDS encoding MotA/TolQ/ExbB proton channel family protein, whose protein sequence is MKKIFNSLVLAAVVSSAGFVANVSAEGKLDDLLKQVKQDRISEGALNKKREQEFNALKADKQGLLNKAKKELADEKDRGVRLQKQYNQNEKTLAVRAQELENAKGTLGEMFGVVRQAAGDTMGSVSASIISAQYPGRAELLTELAEAKKLPTTRELEELWIALQTEMTESAKVVSFDKEVSATAGGSAVEKLTRVGAFNLVTESGDYVIYNSDVQIVQHLGKAAESHYRSSAEDLANATPGELVAFYVDPSRGGILRLNTQKATLEDRYHQGGTPGYVITVVLAFGFLLALRSLVITLGEGSKMKAQLKDTSTPKDNNALGRILKIYQENKDSDVENLELKLDEAILRETPRIESGINTIKILAAVAPLLGLLGTVVGMIETFQQITLFGTGDPKLMAGSISMALVTTAMGIIAALPLIFVHSVVAARAKSIVHVLDEQSAGIIAAHAEKEKA, encoded by the coding sequence ATGAAAAAGATTTTTAATTCATTGGTTTTAGCGGCTGTAGTTTCATCAGCTGGCTTCGTAGCTAATGTAAGCGCTGAAGGCAAGTTAGATGACTTGTTAAAGCAAGTAAAACAAGACCGAATTTCTGAAGGCGCTTTAAATAAAAAACGTGAGCAAGAATTCAATGCTCTTAAAGCAGACAAGCAAGGTTTATTAAACAAAGCTAAAAAAGAACTAGCTGACGAGAAAGATCGTGGTGTTCGTTTACAAAAGCAATATAATCAAAACGAAAAAACACTAGCGGTTCGTGCTCAAGAACTAGAAAACGCTAAAGGTACTCTAGGTGAGATGTTTGGTGTTGTTCGTCAAGCAGCTGGTGACACTATGGGTTCTGTTTCAGCATCTATTATTTCTGCACAGTACCCTGGTCGTGCTGAGCTATTAACAGAGCTAGCTGAAGCTAAAAAACTTCCTACTACGCGTGAATTAGAAGAATTATGGATCGCTTTACAGACTGAAATGACTGAGTCTGCAAAAGTTGTATCTTTTGACAAAGAAGTATCGGCAACTGCTGGTGGTTCTGCTGTTGAAAAACTAACTCGAGTTGGTGCATTTAACTTAGTAACAGAATCTGGTGACTATGTTATCTACAATTCTGACGTGCAAATCGTTCAGCACTTAGGTAAAGCTGCTGAATCTCACTACCGTTCATCTGCAGAAGATCTTGCGAATGCTACTCCTGGTGAATTAGTTGCGTTTTACGTTGACCCTTCACGCGGTGGTATCTTGCGTCTAAACACTCAAAAAGCAACACTTGAAGATCGTTATCACCAAGGTGGTACTCCAGGTTATGTAATTACGGTTGTTTTAGCATTTGGTTTCTTATTAGCATTGCGTAGCTTAGTAATCACACTAGGTGAAGGTTCTAAGATGAAAGCTCAGCTTAAAGATACTTCAACACCTAAAGATAATAATGCTCTTGGCCGTATTCTTAAAATATACCAAGAAAATAAAGACTCTGATGTTGAGAATTTAGAACTTAAATTAGATGAAGCTATTCTACGTGAAACTCCTCGCATAGAAAGCGGTATCAATACTATTAAGATCCTTGCAGCAGTAGCTCCTCTTTTAGGTCTACTAGGTACGGTTGTTGGTATGATCGAAACTTTCCAACAAATCACGTTATTCGGTACGGGTGACCCGAAACTAATGGCTGGTTCAATCTCTATGGCATTGGTAACAACAGCTATGGGTATCATCGCAGCATTACCATTAATCTTCGTGCACAGTGTTGTAGCAGCACGCGCTAAATCAATTGTTCATGTACTAGATGAACAAAGCGCAGGCATCATTGCAGCACATGCTGAGAAGGAGAAAGCGTAA
- a CDS encoding TSUP family transporter, which translates to MLNLFEFTELPNSIIALLLVSAFLAGFIDAIAGGGGLLTVPALLASGLPPHVALGTNKLAATFGSLTASYAFYKKKLFSPSFWRLSLIATAVGAVLGTVMVSFIDANLLNKILPFLIGFSALYTLLNPIKPTGNTQLPEKCQGLTIKKVSQGLTLGFYDGFAGPGTGAFWTVSNLFLYKMNLLMSCGVARAMNFVSNICSLVAFIILGHVNFAIGIAMGALLMLGSYTGAHSAIHFGNKFIRPIFTIVVSVMAVKLAVDAWL; encoded by the coding sequence TTGCTTAACCTTTTTGAATTTACTGAATTGCCAAATAGTATAATTGCCTTGTTATTGGTGTCAGCCTTTTTAGCTGGTTTTATTGATGCTATTGCCGGTGGCGGTGGTTTACTGACAGTCCCAGCCTTATTAGCCTCTGGTTTGCCGCCTCATGTAGCCTTGGGTACCAATAAACTGGCCGCTACATTTGGTTCACTTACAGCAAGTTATGCTTTTTATAAAAAGAAGTTGTTTTCGCCTAGCTTTTGGCGTCTAAGCCTCATTGCAACAGCTGTCGGTGCAGTGCTTGGCACTGTAATGGTGTCATTTATTGATGCTAATTTGCTTAACAAGATACTGCCTTTCCTCATTGGCTTTAGCGCGCTTTACACTTTGCTAAACCCAATTAAACCAACGGGAAACACTCAACTTCCTGAAAAATGCCAAGGCTTAACTATCAAAAAAGTCTCACAAGGTTTAACGCTTGGTTTTTATGATGGTTTTGCTGGCCCGGGAACCGGCGCCTTTTGGACAGTAAGCAATCTGTTTTTGTATAAAATGAATCTACTTATGTCTTGTGGCGTTGCTCGAGCTATGAACTTTGTTAGCAATATTTGCTCTTTAGTTGCTTTTATTATTCTTGGCCACGTCAACTTTGCTATTGGAATCGCTATGGGTGCCTTATTAATGTTGGGTTCATACACTGGCGCTCATTCTGCTATTCATTTTGGTAACAAATTTATTCGCCCGATTTTTACTATTGTAGTTTCGGTAATGGCGGTTAAACTAGCTGTTGATGCTTGGTTGTAA
- a CDS encoding histone deacetylase family protein has protein sequence MKQLQTVFHPIYSQLTLPKNHRFPIQKYQSLHDRCLKEFPTKINVNLVEKKVTKSELLLIHDERYINDFLTGQISEKEMKRIGFPWSQQFVARTCHAVAGTIKTAKLASEFGVAVNFTGGYHHAHLDFGSGFCVFNDLALAAKVAINEQLAHRVLIFDCDVHQGDGTAICVANEPDIFSVSVHCEKNFPSRKQTSDLDLGLDKYLTDSDYLAAIEDTLEACVHGFKPDLIIYDAGVDIHENDDLGHLNISTQGIYKRDLLLFQTAKKLNIPIMAVIGGGYQRDIEALTEVHFQLIKAACHTFL, from the coding sequence ATGAAACAGTTACAAACGGTTTTTCACCCAATATATAGTCAATTAACACTCCCTAAAAACCACCGGTTTCCTATCCAAAAATATCAATCGTTACATGATCGCTGTTTGAAGGAGTTTCCGACTAAAATTAATGTGAATTTAGTTGAAAAAAAAGTAACTAAAAGTGAGTTACTGTTAATCCATGATGAACGCTACATAAATGACTTTTTAACTGGTCAAATTAGTGAAAAGGAAATGAAACGCATTGGTTTTCCTTGGTCTCAACAGTTTGTTGCCAGAACTTGCCATGCTGTTGCGGGGACAATTAAAACGGCTAAGCTCGCCAGCGAGTTTGGCGTTGCGGTTAACTTTACCGGTGGTTACCATCATGCCCACCTAGATTTTGGTTCGGGGTTTTGCGTTTTTAACGATTTAGCACTTGCTGCCAAAGTCGCCATTAATGAGCAACTGGCGCATAGAGTATTGATTTTTGACTGCGACGTTCACCAAGGCGATGGAACGGCAATCTGTGTAGCAAACGAGCCTGATATATTTAGCGTATCAGTCCATTGCGAAAAAAATTTTCCGTCTCGTAAGCAGACAAGCGATTTAGACCTAGGATTAGATAAGTATCTAACTGACAGCGACTATTTAGCAGCTATCGAAGACACACTAGAAGCATGTGTTCACGGTTTTAAACCAGATTTAATTATTTATGATGCTGGTGTTGATATTCACGAGAATGATGACTTAGGTCACCTTAATATAAGCACACAGGGCATTTATAAACGAGACCTATTATTATTCCAAACCGCCAAAAAACTGAACATCCCTATTATGGCTGTTATCGGTGGAGGTTATCAGCGGGATATTGAAGCCTTAACAGAAGTTCACTTTCAGCTCATTAAAGCTGCGTGTCATACATTTTTGTAA
- a CDS encoding YbaM family protein, producing MSDIEVAENPLANAPEHVQLAVDLIMLLENNNVDNHIALQAIEIVKADLLRKVEK from the coding sequence TTGTCCGATATTGAAGTAGCAGAAAACCCATTAGCAAATGCACCTGAACACGTTCAACTGGCTGTCGATTTAATTATGCTATTAGAAAATAACAATGTTGATAACCACATTGCATTACAAGCTATCGAGATTGTTAAAGCTGATTTACTCAGAAAAGTAGAAAAGTAA
- a CDS encoding ABC transporter permease produces the protein MIKALFKKEFIDTIRDKRSVFAALFGALFTPLLFAAMMTFNIEKARSVDDIYIEINNAELAPQIVELLNRENIYNAPTPEKGKTFELDGEKHEHSKITLTFDEDFDAQLSNGQPALVTLNADYSDQERSASIRRVKRVLEQYEGAVVNMRLIARGVSPVLTNVVDLDEQDTSTPGSKSAIILGMLGVFILFSVFVSSTNVAIDCSAGERERNSLELLLMQPVSTFDVVASKTINTGLFGLFAGTLSIALTAVVVPFIPLHKIGMAFNFDLEVALTMWVIIFPLAFFAAAFQLVTTFHAKSFKEAQTYIQYTIMLPLIVPMALEFSKYKHAALDYLPIVAQQQAISKLIRGELTDLTPVIGGFVVTLLFVYGLVLFTSKSLRSEKVVLGL, from the coding sequence ATGATTAAAGCATTATTTAAAAAGGAATTTATTGACACTATTCGTGATAAAAGATCCGTATTTGCCGCGCTGTTTGGAGCATTATTCACACCATTGTTATTTGCGGCCATGATGACGTTTAACATCGAAAAAGCTCGCTCAGTAGACGATATCTATATCGAGATAAACAATGCGGAGTTAGCACCACAAATTGTCGAACTTCTAAATCGCGAAAATATTTATAACGCGCCAACCCCAGAAAAAGGAAAAACCTTTGAGCTTGATGGCGAAAAGCATGAGCATTCAAAAATTACGTTAACTTTTGATGAAGACTTTGATGCTCAGTTATCTAATGGTCAACCTGCGCTGGTTACGCTGAATGCGGACTATTCAGATCAGGAGCGATCTGCAAGTATACGTCGCGTTAAAAGAGTTCTGGAACAATATGAAGGTGCTGTTGTAAACATGCGTTTAATTGCACGAGGTGTTTCTCCAGTGTTAACAAATGTCGTTGACTTAGATGAACAAGATACCAGTACACCAGGTTCTAAGTCGGCAATTATATTAGGTATGCTGGGTGTATTTATCTTATTTTCAGTTTTTGTCTCTTCAACAAATGTTGCGATTGACTGTTCTGCAGGTGAGCGTGAACGGAATTCATTAGAGTTATTACTGATGCAACCCGTATCCACTTTTGATGTAGTAGCATCTAAAACAATAAATACCGGATTGTTTGGTTTATTTGCAGGTACGTTAAGCATCGCTTTAACTGCTGTTGTTGTGCCGTTTATTCCGCTTCATAAAATAGGTATGGCGTTTAATTTTGATCTTGAGGTGGCATTAACAATGTGGGTAATCATCTTCCCGTTAGCCTTTTTTGCAGCCGCGTTTCAGCTAGTTACTACGTTCCATGCTAAATCGTTTAAAGAAGCTCAAACGTATATTCAATATACGATAATGTTACCGCTAATTGTGCCAATGGCATTGGAGTTCAGTAAATATAAGCATGCGGCATTAGACTATTTACCAATAGTTGCGCAGCAGCAGGCCATTAGTAAGTTAATAAGAGGCGAGTTAACAGATTTAACTCCAGTAATCGGTGGGTTTGTTGTAACTTTATTGTTTGTTTATGGCTTGGTGCTATTTACTTCAAAGTCTTTACGCTCTGAAAAGGTAGTACTTGGTCTATAG
- a CDS encoding DNA polymerase II — MSTHLYQSIPSHGFIITRNQYDLAGKLVFEIWVKTFDKPSQLIKLLVRDQDAVCFVRLQDMSAIQEAMNAQNIHVRYKTISLKSFDNEPMAAIYSSSLRNYYKVKQVAQTYQIELFEADVKPIDRYLMERFIKGGLTFVGEMLPQQIGYLAFDKVKVKAAESQDLNLSVLSIDIECNEKGELFSIGLHQLFENNGTVAEGKPAINEYQKVLYNTTGVNDTALNEAVLEQKVGDLQFIEWLPTEKELLERFVQEVQKLDPDCMVGWNFISFDIRLIVRACERNGVTLALGRDVSLLQFIDGQKGLQRFPDRAYVAGRLVLDGIDVMKNATYHFASFSLDNVASELLDDKKLTLTEEGGDKLEEIKRLYRQAPLKLAKYNLQDAKLVSRIFSQEQLVQYLITRTKLTGLELDKTGGSVAAFTNLYMPEMHRRGWVAPNLVNMSDYVHSPGGFVMDSIPGIHSDVLVFDFKSLYPSIIRTFNIDPITLVEATHTDNDNDNENDTLIPGFRGGKFTRNKSILSSMLDTLWTARETAKKNQNLIHSNAIKIIMNSFYGVLGSAGCRFYDTKLASSITMRGHWVLNESKAWFHENGLEVIYGDTDSVFISLANSNYTYSDGKVLESKLNAWWKKKIESDFGLDSKLEMEFETYYSPFFMPTIRGTEAGSKKRYAGKKQHHDGTSEIIFKGLESVRSDWTPLAKSFQRTLFELIFDGQPCREFVENTIKDLRDGKLDDLCVYRKRIRQHLSEYVKTTPPQIKAARLANRYYQRDVYQKGSLIQYVISITGPVEYNSNDNALDYEHYISKQLYPIAESILVNKEADVLGVFKQQMTLLF, encoded by the coding sequence ATGTCGACTCACTTATATCAATCTATTCCATCACACGGTTTTATAATTACTCGAAATCAATATGATTTGGCGGGTAAACTTGTATTTGAAATTTGGGTAAAGACCTTTGATAAGCCTTCCCAATTAATAAAGCTGTTAGTAAGAGATCAAGACGCGGTGTGTTTTGTTCGACTCCAAGACATGAGTGCTATTCAAGAAGCGATGAATGCACAGAATATACATGTACGATATAAAACAATATCACTTAAAAGTTTCGATAATGAGCCTATGGCAGCAATATACAGTAGCTCTTTACGTAACTACTACAAAGTTAAACAAGTAGCCCAAACCTATCAAATTGAACTGTTTGAGGCGGACGTAAAACCGATAGACAGATATTTAATGGAGCGTTTTATTAAAGGCGGTCTAACATTTGTTGGTGAAATGCTTCCGCAACAAATTGGCTACTTAGCGTTTGATAAGGTCAAGGTAAAAGCCGCAGAGTCTCAAGACCTGAATTTAAGCGTACTGTCAATTGACATTGAGTGTAATGAAAAAGGGGAGCTGTTTTCTATCGGCTTACACCAACTCTTTGAAAATAATGGGACTGTTGCAGAAGGCAAGCCTGCAATAAATGAATATCAGAAAGTCCTTTATAACACGACGGGTGTAAATGACACAGCTTTGAACGAAGCTGTTTTAGAACAAAAAGTTGGCGACCTTCAATTCATTGAGTGGTTACCCACAGAAAAAGAGTTACTAGAGCGGTTTGTTCAAGAAGTCCAAAAACTAGATCCTGACTGTATGGTCGGTTGGAACTTTATTAGTTTTGATATTCGCTTAATTGTTCGAGCATGTGAGCGTAATGGCGTAACACTCGCACTAGGCCGTGATGTCTCTTTATTGCAATTTATTGATGGTCAAAAAGGCCTCCAACGATTCCCTGATAGAGCATACGTCGCTGGAAGACTCGTGCTTGATGGCATCGATGTCATGAAAAATGCCACGTATCACTTCGCGAGTTTTTCTTTAGATAACGTCGCCAGTGAATTATTAGACGATAAAAAGTTAACTTTAACAGAAGAGGGCGGTGATAAATTAGAAGAAATAAAACGTTTATACCGACAAGCCCCGCTCAAATTGGCTAAATATAATTTGCAGGACGCTAAACTTGTATCTCGAATTTTCTCGCAAGAACAGCTGGTTCAATATTTGATAACACGGACTAAACTAACAGGTTTAGAGCTTGATAAGACGGGTGGCTCCGTGGCTGCATTTACCAATTTATATATGCCTGAAATGCATCGAAGGGGGTGGGTTGCGCCAAATTTAGTGAATATGTCCGATTACGTTCACAGTCCTGGAGGATTTGTAATGGACTCAATTCCGGGTATTCACTCTGATGTATTGGTTTTTGATTTTAAAAGCCTTTATCCAAGTATTATTAGGACTTTCAATATCGATCCTATTACTCTCGTAGAGGCGACACATACAGACAATGACAATGACAATGAGAATGACACTTTGATTCCTGGCTTTAGAGGCGGTAAGTTTACTCGCAATAAAAGTATTTTGTCGTCAATGTTGGACACCTTGTGGACGGCAAGAGAAACGGCTAAAAAGAATCAAAATTTAATACACTCTAATGCCATCAAAATCATAATGAATAGTTTTTATGGCGTGTTAGGCTCAGCAGGCTGCAGGTTTTATGACACTAAGTTAGCTAGTTCAATTACGATGCGAGGCCATTGGGTCTTAAATGAGTCTAAAGCATGGTTTCACGAAAACGGGTTAGAGGTAATTTATGGTGATACGGATTCTGTATTTATTAGTTTAGCGAACTCTAATTATACCTATAGCGATGGAAAGGTATTGGAATCAAAATTAAACGCTTGGTGGAAGAAAAAAATAGAAAGTGACTTCGGACTTGATAGTAAACTTGAGATGGAATTTGAAACGTATTACTCACCATTTTTCATGCCCACTATCCGAGGCACAGAAGCAGGCTCAAAAAAACGCTATGCAGGTAAAAAGCAACATCACGACGGTACAAGCGAAATTATCTTTAAGGGATTAGAGTCTGTCCGCAGTGATTGGACACCTCTCGCTAAGTCATTTCAACGTACACTATTTGAACTTATATTCGATGGACAGCCTTGTCGTGAGTTTGTCGAAAATACGATTAAAGATTTACGGGATGGCAAGCTTGATGATTTATGTGTATATCGAAAACGAATACGGCAACATTTGTCGGAATATGTCAAAACTACGCCACCACAAATTAAAGCAGCAAGGTTAGCTAACCGATACTATCAGCGTGATGTTTATCAAAAAGGCTCGTTAATTCAGTACGTAATATCCATTACAGGCCCTGTGGAATATAACTCTAACGACAATGCATTAGATTATGAACATTACATATCTAAACAACTTTATCCTATTGCGGAATCAATTCTAGTTAATAAAGAAGCTGATGTACTGGGTGTTTTTAAGCAACAAATGACATTGCTTTTTTAA
- a CDS encoding late competence development ComFB family protein: MQLSTDIHNYYEKLVIDYIAYNKLDDKYSEEFIADMCCIVLNQLPSKYIRHEVDMAFYLPQAERYEMEMQVREAIGRALEFMNSRENREI; this comes from the coding sequence ATGCAACTATCAACAGACATTCATAATTACTACGAAAAATTAGTCATTGACTATATTGCATATAATAAACTGGACGATAAATATAGCGAAGAGTTTATCGCAGATATGTGCTGTATTGTATTAAACCAGCTACCGTCTAAATACATCCGCCATGAAGTCGATATGGCCTTTTACTTACCGCAAGCCGAGCGTTACGAAATGGAGATGCAAGTTAGAGAAGCCATAGGCCGCGCACTAGAGTTCATGAACTCCAGAGAAAATAGAGAAATATAA
- a CDS encoding ATP-binding cassette domain-containing protein, with the protein MLEVKNLVKKFGDVEALKDLSFSAQDGQITGLLGPNGAGKTTALRVLYGLLKADQGVGFINGIDSQVDPIGARREIGIFPDKFGLYERLTAREQIAYFADLHGLNGDKKHQAIEKVIARLDIGDIIDRRCAGFSQGQRMKVVLAQSLVHEPKNLILDEPTRGLDVMSTRILRDILIDLKAQGTCILFSSHVMQEVAALCDKVIVIADGKIADEGTPSELCERTGKESLEEAFVTLIGSDEGIAA; encoded by the coding sequence ATGTTAGAAGTTAAAAATCTAGTCAAAAAGTTTGGTGATGTTGAAGCGTTAAAAGATTTAAGCTTTAGCGCCCAAGATGGACAGATTACAGGGCTGCTTGGTCCTAATGGTGCCGGTAAAACAACGGCACTTAGAGTACTTTATGGTTTACTAAAAGCAGACCAGGGAGTTGGTTTTATCAATGGTATTGATAGCCAAGTTGACCCAATCGGCGCGAGACGTGAAATTGGCATTTTCCCAGATAAATTTGGCTTGTATGAGCGATTAACTGCTCGTGAGCAAATTGCTTATTTTGCCGATTTACATGGCTTAAATGGTGATAAGAAACATCAGGCGATTGAGAAAGTAATCGCCCGCCTAGACATAGGTGACATTATTGATCGCCGTTGTGCTGGTTTTTCTCAAGGTCAAAGAATGAAAGTTGTGTTAGCGCAGAGCTTAGTCCATGAGCCTAAAAACCTAATTCTTGATGAGCCAACTCGCGGTTTAGATGTGATGAGCACGCGGATTTTGAGAGACATACTTATCGACTTAAAAGCGCAAGGAACATGTATTCTGTTTTCTTCACACGTGATGCAAGAAGTTGCAGCATTGTGTGACAAAGTTATCGTTATAGCTGACGGCAAAATTGCTGACGAAGGAACACCTTCTGAGCTTTGTGAACGCACAGGAAAAGAATCGTTAGAAGAAGCATTTGTGACACTAATTGGCAGTGATGAGGGGATTGCAGCATGA
- a CDS encoding MotA/TolQ/ExbB proton channel family protein: MIYLIGLWESVRDFIGTGGFVLYFVAAALLIMWALMIERWWFLTAEFPKVRDNIIASWDARADTTSWSAHRIREAWVSEASELLNARMLIIKTLVAMCPLIGLLGTVTGMITVFDTMASQGTGNPRLMAAGISMATIPTMAGMVAALSGIFFSSRLETRVKVAKEKLVDSLPHH; encoded by the coding sequence ATGATTTACCTGATAGGCCTATGGGAATCTGTCAGGGATTTTATCGGCACGGGCGGCTTTGTACTTTACTTTGTCGCCGCAGCTCTTCTAATTATGTGGGCGTTAATGATTGAGCGTTGGTGGTTTTTAACCGCTGAATTTCCTAAAGTTCGCGATAATATAATCGCAAGCTGGGACGCTCGAGCAGATACCACATCTTGGAGTGCTCATAGAATCCGTGAAGCTTGGGTTTCTGAAGCATCCGAACTATTAAATGCAAGAATGTTAATTATTAAAACTCTTGTTGCAATGTGTCCTCTAATCGGCCTTTTAGGTACGGTAACAGGTATGATAACTGTATTTGACACTATGGCATCACAAGGAACTGGTAATCCACGCCTAATGGCTGCTGGTATTTCCATGGCAACTATCCCTACAATGGCTGGAATGGTTGCAGCTTTATCTGGAATATTTTTCAGCTCAAGGCTTGAAACAAGAGTTAAAGTGGCAAAAGAGAAGCTAGTAGATAGCTTGCCACATCACTAG
- the priC gene encoding primosomal replication protein PriC has protein sequence MSVQQSIANLQSQLAILEHDVKQSKLTQQNWFRSSDIFNSSSFHTQSDEIVDYLKELKNNINRLATVKEQSHADYLSEKITNQFNCFKNLLNSSKLNSKYAAHRGKHIKLEQRVKKIAQQATQTSQSLYEELSQLHEYERRLLDMVADKQTMLNQYSGSEKSHLQQQVLLTQQRLGRCRQAITGVEDKIQKLDSRQ, from the coding sequence GTGTCAGTGCAACAATCTATTGCAAATTTACAGTCGCAGTTGGCCATACTTGAACATGATGTAAAACAGAGTAAGTTGACTCAGCAAAACTGGTTTCGTTCTTCTGACATATTTAACTCAAGTAGTTTTCATACTCAAAGTGATGAGATTGTTGATTACCTAAAAGAGCTAAAAAATAACATCAACCGATTGGCGACAGTAAAAGAGCAGTCGCACGCAGATTACCTCAGCGAAAAGATCACAAATCAGTTTAATTGCTTTAAGAATCTTTTGAATTCAAGCAAACTTAATTCAAAATACGCAGCCCATAGAGGCAAGCATATTAAGCTTGAACAACGTGTAAAAAAAATTGCTCAACAAGCGACACAAACCAGCCAGTCATTATACGAAGAACTCTCTCAGCTGCATGAGTATGAAAGACGATTACTTGATATGGTCGCAGACAAACAGACTATGTTGAATCAATATAGTGGCTCCGAGAAAAGCCATCTTCAGCAACAAGTATTATTAACACAACAACGATTAGGTCGATGTCGACAAGCCATTACTGGTGTAGAAGATAAAATTCAAAAATTAGATAGTCGTCAGTAA
- a CDS encoding DUF3450 domain-containing protein: MSKMKLSLVASALVGAVAFAGSALAADPLEQIHAAERTIHKAAAKSQTKINAIQEQTTELMFEYRDVVAETEINKVYNDHVAKLVAAQNDEIKSLEDQIAEIENTKRNVVPLMYRMIDMLEKFVEADMPIKLDRRVARVEKLRATMINPNVSTSEKYRQVLEAYQIEKDYGTAVEAWEATENLGGQEITADFVHVGRIALIAQSKDLKSAWVWDNSVRGWTKLGDEYLKDVTLTIRMARKQAPYELIKLPIFAAE, from the coding sequence ATGTCAAAGATGAAACTAAGTCTAGTAGCTTCAGCTCTCGTAGGGGCGGTTGCATTTGCCGGTTCTGCACTAGCTGCTGATCCTCTAGAGCAAATACACGCTGCAGAGCGCACAATTCATAAAGCGGCTGCTAAATCACAAACAAAAATAAACGCTATTCAAGAGCAAACTACCGAGTTAATGTTTGAATACCGTGATGTTGTTGCAGAAACTGAAATTAACAAAGTTTACAACGACCACGTAGCAAAGCTTGTTGCTGCTCAGAACGATGAGATCAAATCTTTAGAAGATCAAATCGCTGAGATTGAAAATACAAAGCGTAACGTTGTTCCATTAATGTATCGCATGATCGATATGCTAGAAAAGTTTGTTGAAGCTGATATGCCTATCAAACTAGATCGCCGAGTAGCTCGTGTTGAAAAACTTCGTGCAACTATGATCAACCCTAACGTGAGTACTTCAGAAAAGTACCGCCAAGTATTAGAAGCTTACCAAATTGAAAAAGATTACGGTACAGCTGTTGAAGCTTGGGAAGCTACTGAGAACTTAGGCGGCCAAGAAATTACAGCAGACTTCGTTCACGTAGGCAGAATTGCACTGATTGCACAGTCGAAAGATCTTAAAAGTGCTTGGGTTTGGGACAACAGCGTTCGCGGTTGGACTAAACTAGGTGATGAGTACCTAAAAGATGTGACATTGACAATACGTATGGCTCGTAAGCAAGCGCCATATGAGTTAATCAAATTACCAATCTTTGCCGCGGAGTAA